The Engraulis encrasicolus isolate BLACKSEA-1 chromosome 4, IST_EnEncr_1.0, whole genome shotgun sequence genome includes a window with the following:
- the LOC134448103 gene encoding galectin-2-like, giving the protein MKTKECYLKSIVLRPGDQLKIQGKVASDAERIRIDLGADEDNLALHFNPRWDDAAIVCNSKHESTWGEEERHDNPLQRGATLKILIKLTGNLFEVELPNGEELTFPNREGMEVINYIRVKGDFKITSFKLI; this is encoded by the exons GAGTGTTATCTGAAGAGCATCGTCCTGAGACCTGGAGATCAACTGAAAATACAAGGAAAAGTTGCCAGTGATGCAGAGAG GATCCGGATTGATCTGGGTGCTGATGAGGACAACCTGGCCCTTCACTTCAACCCACGATGGGACGACGCTGCAATTGTTTGCAATTCAAAGCATGAAAGCACttggggagaggaagaaaggcatGACAATCCACTCCAGAGAGGTGCAACTTTAAAG ATTTTAATCAAGCTCACTGGCAACCTTTTTGAGGTAGAACTGCCCAATGGAGAGGAGCTTACGTTTCCCAACAGAGAAGGCATGGAGGTCATCAACTACATTAGGGTCAAAGGTGACTTCAAGATCACCTCTTTCAAGCTCATTTAA